A region from the Hyalangium gracile genome encodes:
- the mobB gene encoding molybdopterin-guanine dinucleotide biosynthesis protein B, translating to MKGPPAVSIIGWSGVGKTTLVERLVPELRARGLRVGVVKHSSDQHPLHRSGSDTARFERGGAALVAFATPAGVQLSVQEPPEKALLPLLERFGDVVDVVLVEGWKDGPLPKLEVWREGHGPLLASQRSDVLAVVSDAPRLPEGAPEGLQRFGTAEVQGLALFITRLAREQAHES from the coding sequence ATGAAGGGCCCTCCCGCCGTGAGCATCATCGGCTGGTCCGGCGTGGGGAAGACGACGCTCGTGGAGCGGCTCGTGCCCGAGCTGCGCGCCCGAGGCCTGCGCGTCGGCGTGGTGAAGCACTCCTCGGATCAACACCCGCTGCACCGCTCCGGCAGCGACACGGCCCGCTTCGAGCGAGGCGGTGCCGCCCTGGTTGCCTTCGCCACGCCGGCCGGCGTGCAGCTCTCCGTGCAGGAGCCGCCGGAGAAGGCGCTGCTGCCGCTGCTCGAGCGCTTTGGAGACGTGGTGGATGTGGTCCTGGTGGAAGGCTGGAAGGACGGGCCCCTGCCCAAGCTCGAGGTCTGGCGCGAGGGCCATGGACCGCTGCTGGCCTCGCAGCGCTCGGATGTGCTCGCGGTGGTGAGCGATGCGCCCCGGCTCCCCGAGGGTGCACCCGAAGGGCTGCAGCGGTTCGGGACGGCGGAGGTGCAGGGGCTCGCGCTGTTCATCACGCGCCTGGCGCGGGAGCAGGCCCATGAGTCGTGA
- the fdhD gene encoding formate dehydrogenase accessory sulfurtransferase FdhD, whose translation MSREEKGVTQRPVVRFSEAGTRASAEDSVAVEEPLEIRVSGDTVAITMRTPGQDRELAVGFLFSEGILRSVDDLGGVTYCGRPGEEGWGNVIEVTPAPGLVLEVERVASARRGTLTTAACGVCGRRSVDDLMAVCSPVPPGLELAPEVVARATERLRDVQRNFARTGGVHAAAVLDSSGALLSSAEDVGRHNAVDKAIGALVLGGAVRSTRASPSSTAPRPERPPALLVVSGRASFEIVQKAAVARIPVVASVSAASSLAIDLAERSGVTLATFVRGGRFNVYTHHARLGGP comes from the coding sequence ATGAGTCGTGAGGAGAAGGGCGTCACCCAGCGTCCGGTGGTCCGGTTCTCGGAGGCCGGCACCCGCGCGTCCGCGGAGGACTCGGTCGCCGTGGAGGAGCCGCTGGAGATTCGCGTCAGCGGCGACACGGTGGCCATCACCATGCGCACCCCGGGCCAGGACCGCGAGCTCGCCGTGGGCTTCCTGTTCTCCGAGGGCATCCTCCGCTCGGTGGACGACCTGGGCGGCGTGACGTACTGCGGCCGTCCGGGAGAGGAAGGCTGGGGCAACGTCATCGAGGTGACGCCCGCTCCCGGGCTGGTGCTGGAGGTGGAGCGGGTGGCCTCGGCCCGGCGAGGCACGCTCACCACGGCCGCCTGCGGCGTGTGCGGCCGGCGCAGCGTGGATGACTTGATGGCGGTGTGCTCGCCCGTGCCTCCGGGCCTGGAGCTCGCGCCGGAGGTGGTGGCGCGCGCCACGGAGCGGCTGCGCGACGTGCAGCGCAACTTCGCCCGCACGGGCGGAGTGCATGCGGCGGCGGTGCTCGACTCGAGCGGTGCGCTCCTCTCCTCCGCCGAGGACGTGGGCCGTCACAACGCCGTGGACAAGGCCATTGGCGCGCTGGTCCTCGGTGGCGCGGTGCGCTCCACACGCGCCTCGCCGAGCAGCACCGCCCCGCGCCCGGAGCGCCCACCCGCCCTGCTCGTGGTCAGCGGCCGCGCGAGCTTTGAAATCGTCCAGAAGGCCGCCGTGGCGCGCATCCCCGTGGTGGCCAGTGTGTCGGCGGCCAGCTCGCTCGCGATCGATCTCGCCGAGCGCTCAGGCGTGACGCTCGCCACGTTCGTGCGCGGCGGACGCTTCAACGTCTACACCCACCACGCGCGCCTCGGCGGCCCGTAG